In one window of Scyliorhinus canicula chromosome 17, sScyCan1.1, whole genome shotgun sequence DNA:
- the LOC119951211 gene encoding gastrula zinc finger protein XlCGF57.1-like, protein MEKLWGYGDCGNGLRCLSEVGARHPDQTGEIPDKCEKGFSDSWQLQAHQQVQTGERPFTCSQCGKGFSDSSNLLRHQRIHSVERPFICSQCGKGFIQSANLLRHERIHSGERPFICSQCGKGFAQSSTLLMHQRVHTGEKPFKCSVCGKNFIQSANLLLHQRVHTGERPFTCSVCGKGFTRLAGLQRHQPIHTGERPFSCSVCGKRFTRSANLLTHHITHTNERPFKCSDCGRDFKSSRELMAHLHIHTEERPFSCSHCAKRFKTSSNLKTHQRIHTGERPFSCTVCGKRFSDSSTLRTHQRVHTGERPFTCSQCGKGFSNSFNFLTHQRIHTGERPFTCSVCGKGFIHSSHLQRHQRVHTGERPFTCSECGKGFNQLSNLQTHQRLHGISKGEALQTEISKQT, encoded by the exons ATGGAGAAACTGTGGGGATATGGTGATTGTGGGAACGGTTTAAGATGCCTGTCTGAAGTGGGAGCTCGTCATCCTGATCAGACCGGGGAAATACCCGACAAGTGCGAGAAAGGGTTTAGTGATTCATGGCAGCTGCAGGCACACCAGCAAGTTCagactggggagagaccgttcacctgctctcaatgtgggaaaggattcagtgattcatccaacctgctgagacatcagcgaattcactctgtggagaggccgttcatctgctctcagtgtgggaagggattcattcagtcagccaacctgctgagacacgagcgaattcactctggggagaggccgttcatctgctctcagtgtgggaagggatttgctcagTCATCTACCCTGTTGatgcatcagcgagttcacactggtgagaagCCGTTCaaatgctctgtgtgtgggaagaatTTCATTCAGTCAGCCAACCTGCTGCtacaccagcgagtccacaccggggagagaccattcacctgctctgtgtgtgggaagggattcactcgattagcaggcctgcagagacaccaaccaattcacaccggggagaggccattcagctgctccgtgtgtgggaaacgATTCACTCGGTCAGCCAACTTGCTGACCCACCACAtcactcacaccaatgagagaccctttaaatgctctgactgtgggagggaTTTCAAAAGCTCTCGGGAACTGATGGCTCATCTacacattcacactgaggagagaccgttcagctgctcccACTGTGCAAAGAGGTTTAAAACGTCTTCCAAtctgaagacacaccagcgaattcataccggggagaggccattctcctgcactgtgtgtgggaagagattcagtgattcatccaccctgcggacacatcagcgagttcacactggggagagaccgttcacctgctctcagtgtgggaagggattctctaATTCATTCAACTTCCTGAcacaccagcggattcacactggggagagaccgttcacctgctccgtgtgtgggaaaggattcattcattcatcacacctgcagaggcaccagcgagttcacactggcgagaggccgttcacctgctcggagtgtgggaagggattcaatcagttgtccaacctgcagacacaccagcgattaCATGG TATATCGAAAGGAGAGGCTTTACAGACCGAAATCTCAAAGCAAACTTGA
- the LOC119951193 gene encoding oocyte zinc finger protein XlCOF6-like → MDTNTVEKPCKCGDCGKRFQNQSALETHRQSHTGEKPFTCSECGKGFSHSSHLGAHQVVHSRERPFTCTECGKGFTHSSHLVAHQRVHTRERPFTCSECGRGFTQSSHLVAHQIVHTGERPFTCSQCGKGFTQSSDLVAHQIVHNGERPFTCPECGKGFTQTSDLVAHQQVHRRERPFICPECGRGFMQSTDLVAHQVGHGRERPFTCSECGKGFSQSSHLVAHQHVHTGERPFTCPECGKGFMQSSDLVAHQVGHRRERPFTCPECGKGFMQSSDLLAHQVGHTRERPFSCPECGKGFMQSSDLAAHQEIHTREKPFTCTVCGKGFSQSSDLLAHQVVHTRERPFTCSECGKGFTQSSDLLAHQVVHTRERPFSCPECGKGFTQSSHLVTHQQVHSKERPFTCSECGKGFSLSSHLVAHQQVHSKERPFTCSECGKGFTQSAHLMTHQQVHTGEKPFSCSECGKGFSHSSHLAAHQVVHSRERPFTCSVCGKGFTQSSHLVTHQLIHTRERPFTCTQCGKRFSQSSHLRAHQIVHTREKPFTCSECGKGFIQSSHLMAHQIVHNRERPFTCSECGKGFTQSAHLVTHQIVHSRERPFTCSECGKGFTQSAHLIAHQIVHTRERPFTCSECGKGFTQSFYLLMHQRVHTGKFYPPVLSVASESLNRPICRNPSEFTLVRGHSFAPCVGMDSLLHLLFHPTCRYTSDFTLGSGYSPALGLGRDPISLPNSGQTSEFTAGRDHSSPLRVGRDSLS, encoded by the coding sequence ATGGATACCAACACCGTGGAGAAACCGTgcaaatgtggggactgtgggaaaagATTCCAGAACCAATCTGCACTGGAAACCCATCGAcaaagtcacactggggagaagccattcacctgctcagagtgtggaaaGGGTTTCAGTCATTCATCCCATCTTGGGGCACATCAGGTCGTTCACAgcagggagagaccgttcacgtgcactgaatgtgggaagggattcactcattctTCCCATCTGGtggcacaccagcgggttcacactagggagaggccattcacctgctctgagtgtgggaggggattcactcagtcatcccatctAGTGGCACACCAgatagttcacactggggagaggccgttcacctgctctcagtgtgggaaaggattcactcagtcatctgacCTTGTGGCACACCAGATTGTTCAtaatggggagaggccattcacctgccctgagtgtgggaagggattcactcagacaTCTGACCTAGTGGCACACCAACAGGTTCACAgaagggagaggccgttcatctgtcctgagtgtgggaggggattcatgCAGTCGACTGACCTCGTAGCTCACCAGGTGGGTCATGgcagggagaggccgttcacctgctcagagtgtggaaagggattcagtcAATCATCCCATCTAGTGGCACACCAgcatgttcacactggggagaggccgttcacctgtcctgagtgtgggaagggattcatgcaGTCTTCCGACCTCGTAGCTCACCAGGTCGGACACAgaagggagaggccgttcacctgtcctgaatgtgggaagggattcatgcaGTCATCCGACCTCCTAGCTCACCAGGTAGGTCACACCAGGGAAAGGCCATTCTCCTgtcctgagtgtgggaagggattcatgcaGTCATCCGATCTTGCAGCACACCAGGAAATTCACAccagggagaaaccattcacctgcactgtgtgtgggaaaggattcagtcagTCATCTGACCTCCTAGCTCACCAGGtagttcacaccagggagaggccgttcacctgctccgagtgtgggaagggattcactcagtcatccgacCTCCTAGCACACCAGGTAGTTCACACCAGGGAAAGGCCATTCTCCTgtcctgagtgtgggaagggattcacacaatCATCCCACCTCGTgacacaccagcaggttcacagcaaggagaggccattcacctgctctgagtgtgggaagggattctctctATCATCCCACCTTGTTgcacaccagcaggttcacagcaaggagaggcccttcacctgctctgagtgtgggaagggattcactcagtcagcccACCTCATgacacaccagcaggttcacactggggagaagccattcagctgctctgagtgtgggaagggattcagtcattcatctcACCTTGCAGCACATCAGGTAGTTCACAGccgggagagaccattcacctgctctgtgtgtgggaagggatttactcaatcATCGCACCTAGTGACACACCAGCTAATTCATAcgagagagaggccgttcacctgcactcAGTGTGGGAAGCGATTCAGTCAGTCGTCCCACCTCAGGGCACACCAGATagttcacaccagggagaagcccttcacctgttctgagtgtgggaagggattcattcaatcATCACACCTAATGGCACACCAGATAGTTCACAacagggagaggccgttcacctgctctgagtgtgggaagggattcactcaatcagcCCACCTCGTGACACACCAGATAGTTCACagcagggagaggccattcacctgctccgagtgtgggaagggtttcactCAGTCAGCCCATCTAATTGCACACCAGAtagttcacaccagggagaggccgttcacctgctccgagtgtgggaagggattcactcagtcattctACCTGCTGATGCATCAACGCGTTCACACTGGGAAATTCTATCCACCAGTTCTGAGTGTGGCAAGTGAGTCACTCAATCGTCCCATCTGCAGAAACCCCAGCGAGTTTACACTGGTGAGAGGCCATTCatttgctccatgtgtgggaatggattcactacTGCATTTGCTCTTTCATCCCACCTGCAggtacaccagcgacttcacactggggagtggCTATTCGCCTGCTTTGGGCTTGGGAAGAGATCCAATCAGTCTTCCAAACTCTGGACAAACCAGCGAGTTCACAgcagggagagaccattcatctccTTTgagagtgggaagggattcactcagttga